From Leptospira congkakensis, one genomic window encodes:
- a CDS encoding TIGR04388 family protein — MILKSSFAFRSILVIGSLFLFICSVYGQSLSETWNVPSYQSSDYSEFYGNVYFSNSMEEWDYRVEEVLSFSMSQWLKNADQMIQQILSEEHGEDAFISNEGYLDERTRSLYSEVSVLYSEWERKLSEDFFDNRNAFLHKLETGKVDSLYLQRLGQESLFAEYTEEERTLAENRNRILESASEWEFEWYQTRQEGLDSFANAFSGLQDDYDDYIRSLQETDFQFSENLNAINSYKETIKTALRSVVSQLRTGLESSCEISSGCQYKNADGSYNEAGKIFYKFTNELSEELDNSEIDPDSLLTSISTKIREFLTDESNKAFSEHEVFQNQIYTYQTGFQINLDQTKSSFDLGSAEWKIRNQTYHDLTSDLKYENWLSGGAGEVGTFSRIEDLEMRGIFQSIHHGDSERLISIINSKLGGGKRVQTLISANLYTDAFHFINNDQFAGFYIPFDTAHHTNGNLMLDGKSKYGQWIADRYITILTPDKHYFQMGAIGYSVLYEMFDENSSKSSLYWKENSAQLGGQSNHFQNTLLPAVMQWESKVKEYAGTYDEWKENRESLVREATAKLEANRQALEHSKEDWLQRIEEEKKEGLKSWVNLYELGEKAETPVPSFSSPSQKIEELDRTKLATYQSLVSNPEISNGIQIGGVGLLEEFQRTITGVNQYASVIQMNSELEEFQRSEQKKLINQMTYAINSEALGGRSLTKEESILVGTYDSSLLSQEELRRFGSCYENPNANICNTLLKKEFEVSFDSDNGVLTLRKEIFDGLLASKNEKGEYTAGKTEEVRYIQLSSLDKVQTPVGKSFFTIWKDEDWDSLYESKTKIVENYYKDSLQKDAKSISSNINSIYNTDYRNQKLFIERKNTKENADSLFQELALAYFTGGAAGVRASLKGKVESAINSELAKAWITATGGNPEDIQKVSMFFDFLRGRKEINDKKQKNTVVSLKNPLDILNPIEQLKLSSQAGKAYLEHAKATLTSSFDFINNASGGIFGTVVNTLFMLPAVTIGNVLIGKDKMDAILAKKNAQVDRIKEIKANEVSMAKSAVSQALAKATGLPLELVSAGVGDFVSSRDAKKAREAIEKNPFANSSTNAYGVAGGIVKSALMAVGYKESELQHMLLQANRLGSSTSFNQSSVSLASLGLMEKSFTMNATGTSFQSQLLNIKDKDRVVEELAKRALAEQMAATWGIDVSIAKGFIDKGYGDYRTRENNEKAKSKAIEQTAITTVSVLVTMGASSALKAADAAAKTAVATTNTVVTTTSATATTGSSFLTTIGNAVKYVGQGANNLLGIASSSAMNTGQALVNATLQGIAGSKNGVDGTLAGVANGLLGGTMRSDLLKKFKDVYLGGVTPGLGVTYSSDSGWGGMVGFGNTTSNASVSFSRKGDTTVQGSYSLGNSGFQLAGDVTTNGSSNFGFNYNPTGEGARRDWNFSLMYDIAGTGLSASVGYTDPKSTLGLTSTLSGDGLSTSAELTGVRIATNGPNGFQLDDMNFAEQNINAAQDKTQDDQKSNQSSDQNLPEREEDFARDLNDAGGALLNLLAGGAAILVGLFGGLPSTSSGEQTTPETSAALERERRREEEDGMENDLKTIDPPLPPNLVPVIPVPGTNNGDLLKSPLPLILSAVDHFPPIDNKQINSNEVNSRVNDLKVSVANYNREIETQINAIKESDPKLKDPQNKELVKKLQVEKKNAEKIARVQEAQIRSLESKTPLISGTRPMNLESGITNIVTFEQNKNQKEIHDQIREFVKGGQLSEDVKKRLDQEKQSLPEYKKLKELQGQKDLLEADFQMNNLDRVNEIQFGGINQPNDLQNLLTTNPQKYNEYVKSVNEIQKQIDQLTLPIKKIDAEFEVRAKVEKYKEMGIGIEFSKNDSDLNYKLEQLNRAFGVENSRQDQIAALDNLKGKNVSFSKPLFDTIVTPTEGVAIKPAPGQGNLSIYQTADGKEIRRPIPMSESDVVTSRPDDKRVNPVYGKIGPHTGTDYSLPVGTENASVMEGTVEKVENSPNSFLNSADGGTHNGGSVRIESSNDNPKIRTTYYHLSQVNVQPGDKVKMGDLIGRSGNSGNSGGPHLHFIVEVKVGEDWILQKNEEFDWSGVP; from the coding sequence ATGATTTTAAAATCCTCTTTTGCCTTTCGTTCTATCCTAGTCATTGGTTCTCTCTTTCTTTTTATCTGTAGTGTCTATGGACAGTCGCTTTCGGAAACTTGGAATGTTCCCAGTTATCAATCATCTGATTACTCTGAATTTTATGGAAATGTATATTTTTCCAATTCTATGGAAGAGTGGGACTATCGTGTAGAAGAAGTCTTAAGTTTTTCTATGAGTCAGTGGTTAAAAAATGCAGATCAGATGATACAACAAATATTGTCTGAAGAACACGGGGAAGATGCATTCATTTCTAATGAAGGTTATCTGGATGAAAGGACTAGATCATTGTATTCGGAAGTATCCGTATTGTATTCAGAATGGGAAAGGAAACTCTCGGAAGATTTTTTTGATAACAGAAATGCTTTTTTACATAAATTAGAAACAGGTAAGGTTGATTCACTTTATCTCCAGAGATTGGGGCAAGAATCATTGTTTGCAGAATATACAGAAGAAGAAAGAACACTTGCGGAAAATCGGAATCGGATTTTGGAGTCTGCTAGCGAGTGGGAATTTGAATGGTACCAAACAAGACAAGAAGGATTGGATTCCTTTGCTAATGCATTTTCTGGATTACAAGACGATTATGATGATTATATCCGGTCTTTGCAGGAAACTGATTTTCAGTTTTCAGAAAATCTAAACGCTATTAATTCTTATAAAGAAACTATTAAAACAGCTTTGCGTAGCGTGGTCTCTCAATTAAGAACCGGTTTAGAATCTTCTTGTGAGATAAGTTCTGGATGCCAATATAAAAATGCTGATGGTAGTTATAATGAAGCAGGTAAAATTTTTTATAAGTTCACGAACGAACTCTCTGAAGAATTAGATAACTCGGAAATTGATCCAGATTCGCTTCTTACTTCAATCTCTACAAAAATCAGAGAATTCCTAACGGATGAATCCAATAAAGCATTCTCAGAACATGAGGTTTTTCAAAATCAAATTTATACTTATCAAACAGGATTTCAAATAAATTTAGACCAGACAAAATCAAGTTTTGACTTAGGTTCTGCAGAATGGAAGATTCGAAACCAAACCTATCATGACTTAACAAGTGATTTGAAGTATGAAAATTGGTTGTCTGGCGGGGCTGGTGAAGTTGGAACATTCTCTAGAATCGAAGATTTAGAAATGCGTGGTATATTTCAATCGATCCATCATGGTGATTCCGAACGGCTAATTTCAATTATCAACAGTAAGTTGGGTGGTGGAAAAAGGGTCCAAACGTTAATCAGTGCTAATCTATATACAGATGCTTTTCATTTCATAAACAATGATCAATTTGCTGGTTTTTATATTCCGTTTGATACTGCACACCATACAAATGGCAATCTTATGTTGGATGGAAAATCTAAATATGGACAGTGGATTGCAGACCGTTATATCACAATTTTAACTCCTGATAAACACTACTTCCAAATGGGGGCAATTGGTTATTCTGTTCTTTATGAAATGTTTGATGAAAATTCTTCTAAATCATCTTTGTATTGGAAAGAAAACTCTGCGCAGTTAGGTGGTCAGTCAAATCACTTTCAAAATACGTTATTGCCGGCGGTGATGCAATGGGAATCCAAGGTAAAGGAATATGCGGGCACATATGACGAATGGAAAGAAAATCGAGAATCTCTAGTTCGAGAGGCAACTGCAAAATTAGAAGCGAATCGACAGGCGTTGGAACATTCGAAAGAGGATTGGTTACAACGTATTGAGGAGGAAAAAAAAGAAGGATTGAAGTCTTGGGTAAATTTATATGAGTTGGGTGAAAAAGCAGAAACACCGGTTCCCTCTTTTTCATCTCCCAGCCAAAAGATAGAGGAACTGGATAGAACCAAACTTGCCACCTACCAATCCTTGGTTTCAAATCCAGAAATATCGAATGGAATCCAAATTGGTGGAGTTGGGTTATTGGAAGAATTTCAGAGAACTATCACCGGCGTGAACCAATATGCATCGGTGATTCAGATGAATTCTGAATTGGAAGAGTTCCAACGTTCAGAACAGAAAAAGTTAATCAACCAAATGACTTACGCGATCAATTCGGAAGCATTAGGTGGAAGAAGTCTCACCAAAGAAGAAAGTATCTTGGTAGGAACTTATGATAGTTCATTACTTTCTCAGGAAGAACTACGCCGTTTTGGATCTTGTTACGAAAATCCAAATGCAAATATTTGTAATACACTGCTAAAAAAGGAATTTGAAGTTAGTTTTGATTCTGATAATGGTGTGCTCACTTTACGAAAAGAAATTTTTGACGGCCTACTCGCCAGTAAAAACGAAAAAGGTGAGTACACGGCTGGAAAAACAGAAGAAGTTCGATACATTCAGCTAAGTTCCTTGGATAAGGTTCAAACTCCTGTTGGGAAAAGTTTTTTTACCATTTGGAAAGATGAAGATTGGGATTCCCTTTATGAATCTAAAACGAAGATCGTTGAAAACTATTATAAAGACTCTTTACAAAAAGATGCAAAATCCATCAGTTCCAATATTAATTCAATCTATAATACAGATTATAGGAATCAGAAATTATTTATAGAAAGAAAAAACACAAAGGAAAATGCTGATTCTCTTTTTCAGGAACTGGCATTGGCTTATTTCACGGGTGGGGCCGCTGGGGTAAGAGCCTCATTGAAGGGAAAGGTAGAGTCTGCTATCAACAGTGAACTCGCAAAAGCTTGGATTACTGCAACTGGTGGAAATCCAGAAGATATCCAAAAGGTGTCGATGTTTTTTGATTTTTTAAGAGGTCGCAAAGAAATTAATGATAAAAAACAAAAAAACACAGTTGTTAGTTTAAAAAATCCTCTGGATATTCTAAATCCGATTGAACAACTGAAACTTTCTTCTCAGGCAGGTAAAGCTTACTTAGAACATGCGAAAGCTACATTAACATCTTCTTTTGATTTTATAAATAACGCTTCTGGTGGTATTTTTGGAACCGTAGTCAATACACTTTTTATGTTACCAGCAGTCACAATAGGCAATGTATTGATTGGTAAAGATAAAATGGATGCTATATTGGCAAAGAAGAATGCACAGGTTGATCGCATTAAGGAAATCAAAGCAAATGAAGTTTCTATGGCTAAATCTGCTGTATCACAAGCACTTGCAAAGGCTACAGGTTTACCTTTGGAACTCGTGAGTGCGGGTGTGGGTGATTTTGTCAGCTCTCGTGATGCAAAAAAAGCAAGGGAGGCCATCGAAAAAAATCCGTTTGCAAATTCATCAACTAACGCATATGGAGTGGCAGGTGGAATCGTAAAGTCTGCCTTAATGGCAGTAGGGTATAAAGAATCGGAGCTCCAACATATGTTATTACAAGCAAACAGGCTCGGTAGCAGTACTTCTTTTAACCAATCCAGTGTTTCCCTCGCTAGTTTAGGTTTAATGGAAAAGTCATTTACGATGAACGCCACTGGCACTTCATTCCAATCTCAACTTTTGAATATCAAAGACAAAGATAGGGTTGTTGAGGAATTAGCAAAGCGAGCGTTAGCGGAACAGATGGCTGCAACTTGGGGAATTGATGTTTCTATTGCCAAAGGTTTTATCGATAAAGGTTATGGAGATTATAGAACCAGAGAAAATAACGAAAAAGCAAAGAGTAAAGCCATCGAACAAACTGCAATTACCACTGTTTCTGTTCTGGTTACTATGGGAGCAAGTTCCGCACTTAAAGCCGCAGATGCAGCTGCAAAAACGGCTGTAGCAACTACAAACACCGTGGTTACGACCACATCAGCAACCGCTACGACAGGCTCTTCTTTTTTAACTACGATTGGAAATGCAGTCAAATACGTTGGGCAAGGTGCGAACAACTTATTGGGAATTGCCAGTTCCTCTGCTATGAACACTGGGCAGGCATTAGTAAATGCCACATTACAAGGGATTGCTGGCTCAAAAAATGGAGTCGATGGAACGCTTGCTGGCGTCGCAAACGGACTCCTCGGTGGAACCATGAGAAGTGACTTACTGAAAAAGTTTAAGGATGTATATCTTGGAGGAGTGACACCAGGTCTCGGTGTCACTTATTCCTCTGACAGCGGTTGGGGTGGGATGGTTGGATTCGGTAACACAACATCGAATGCTAGTGTTTCTTTTTCTAGAAAGGGTGATACGACAGTACAAGGATCTTATAGTTTAGGAAACAGTGGTTTCCAGTTGGCAGGAGATGTCACGACCAACGGCTCTTCAAATTTCGGATTCAATTACAATCCGACCGGGGAAGGGGCAAGACGAGATTGGAATTTCTCATTGATGTATGATATCGCAGGAACAGGCCTTTCTGCAAGTGTAGGATATACAGATCCTAAAAGCACCTTGGGTTTAACATCCACTCTGAGCGGCGATGGTCTCTCTACTTCTGCTGAACTTACGGGCGTTAGGATTGCCACCAACGGCCCGAATGGTTTCCAGTTGGACGATATGAACTTCGCCGAACAGAATATCAATGCCGCACAGGACAAAACTCAAGACGATCAAAAATCGAATCAATCCTCAGATCAGAATCTACCAGAAAGGGAAGAAGATTTCGCGAGAGACCTTAATGATGCGGGAGGAGCTCTTCTTAACTTACTAGCTGGCGGAGCTGCAATCCTAGTTGGGTTGTTTGGTGGATTGCCATCAACTTCCTCTGGAGAACAAACGACACCAGAAACAAGTGCAGCATTGGAGAGAGAGCGAAGACGGGAGGAAGAAGATGGGATGGAGAACGATCTTAAAACGATAGATCCGCCATTACCACCTAATTTAGTGCCAGTGATACCGGTACCAGGAACCAACAATGGAGATTTGCTTAAATCACCATTGCCGTTGATTTTAAGCGCAGTTGATCATTTTCCACCAATTGATAATAAACAGATAAATTCAAATGAAGTAAACTCTCGAGTGAATGATCTAAAAGTATCCGTTGCGAATTATAACAGGGAAATCGAAACACAAATCAATGCGATCAAAGAATCAGATCCAAAATTGAAGGATCCACAGAACAAAGAATTGGTGAAAAAACTTCAAGTGGAGAAGAAAAATGCAGAAAAAATAGCAAGAGTTCAAGAAGCACAAATAAGAAGTTTAGAGAGTAAAACACCTCTGATTTCAGGAACTCGCCCAATGAATTTGGAATCTGGTATAACGAACATAGTCACATTTGAACAAAACAAAAACCAAAAGGAAATCCATGATCAAATCAGAGAGTTTGTTAAAGGTGGTCAATTATCTGAAGACGTAAAAAAACGATTAGATCAAGAGAAACAGTCTTTACCTGAATACAAAAAATTGAAAGAACTTCAGGGACAAAAAGACCTGTTAGAAGCTGATTTTCAAATGAATAACTTAGATAGGGTAAACGAAATTCAGTTTGGGGGAATTAACCAGCCAAATGATCTGCAAAACTTGCTCACTACCAATCCGCAAAAATACAATGAATACGTAAAATCTGTGAATGAGATACAAAAACAGATTGATCAATTAACACTTCCAATTAAAAAAATAGACGCTGAGTTTGAAGTAAGGGCCAAGGTTGAGAAGTATAAAGAAATGGGAATCGGTATAGAATTCAGTAAAAATGATTCAGATCTAAATTATAAATTGGAGCAACTGAATCGAGCTTTTGGAGTGGAAAATTCGAGGCAAGACCAAATTGCCGCCTTGGATAACTTGAAAGGAAAAAACGTATCATTTTCTAAACCGTTATTTGATACTATTGTAACTCCTACTGAAGGTGTTGCCATAAAACCGGCTCCAGGGCAGGGGAATTTATCTATCTATCAAACTGCGGATGGAAAAGAAATTCGAAGACCAATCCCGATGTCTGAATCTGATGTTGTAACCTCTCGTCCAGATGATAAAAGAGTGAATCCTGTCTATGGGAAAATAGGGCCTCATACCGGAACCGATTATAGTCTACCTGTCGGAACTGAGAATGCCTCCGTAATGGAGGGAACAGTGGAAAAAGTAGAGAATAGCCCTAATTCTTTTTTAAACTCTGCAGATGGAGGGACACATAACGGTGGTTCTGTCCGGATTGAATCTTCCAACGACAATCCTAAAATCAGAACGACCTATTACCACCTAAGCCAAGTCAATGTACAACCAGGTGATAAGGTTAAGATGGGAGACCTTATCGGTAGGTCGGGGAATTCAGGAAATTCCGGAGGACCGCATCTCCATTTTATTGTTGAAGTGAAAGTGGGAGAGGATTGGATTCTACAGAAAAATGAAGAGTTTGATTGGTCGGGAGTGCCTTAA
- a CDS encoding adenylate/guanylate cyclase domain-containing protein: MIDLNSLLQKYPWEDRWKNLATPLDSLWEFDLPVTREEMWPHLIDTSALNKRVGMPRYDYQERNGKLIGKTKQVGFRLEWEEVPWEWEYLKEIGNARIYSKGFGYYVRSRIILETLGESRCKVYLYFGWIPRNFFMRKLLQYAMPKLEISFRKALNDIAEEIKHKKPKVTPAPGKEFSFVPEAQWIHPEKLDKETQNLINKGVSKEAVTAVFQWIKTASDNDLDRIRIKEVCRRLNLDPDETLFLFLHGCRLGVFTLSWDIVCPHCRGVRTSLTKLSDIPEKDECEVCEIDFDTTGVNSIEVTFHLHPSIRIIEKQLYCAAEPATKNHILLTKTIPAKKSYSASLLIGSGVFRLRKKGEKKYRLVDIKPSYNQTDILWLPETREEEIKVSPKPNLVFENESDDDVTIILEERNEDQTSLRPSEIFDYQEFRDLFSEEAIATNLQLDIGLKTILFTDIVGSTKFYESEGDHGAFLQVREHFIKTNQIIQNFRGVVVKTIGDAVMASFSTPLHALKAAKEMQEWFHPENKHTPVRIRISIHTGNCLAVNLNSNIDYFGNTVNYTAKLQSVTNSGEISFSETIFRDRDIREYLRAGSIKLHKVEFPLPWADRTDFVYVWKV, encoded by the coding sequence ATGATTGATTTAAATTCCTTACTTCAAAAATATCCTTGGGAAGATCGTTGGAAAAATCTTGCAACCCCACTTGATTCTCTTTGGGAATTTGATCTTCCAGTGACTCGGGAAGAAATGTGGCCACATTTAATCGATACTTCTGCCCTCAACAAAAGGGTTGGTATGCCTAGATATGATTACCAAGAACGAAACGGAAAACTAATCGGGAAAACCAAACAAGTTGGTTTCCGATTAGAATGGGAAGAAGTCCCTTGGGAATGGGAGTATCTCAAAGAAATAGGCAACGCAAGAATTTACAGTAAAGGATTTGGATATTATGTTCGAAGCCGAATCATATTAGAAACGTTAGGTGAATCTAGGTGTAAAGTTTATTTGTATTTTGGTTGGATTCCTCGAAATTTCTTTATGAGAAAACTTTTGCAATATGCAATGCCAAAGTTGGAAATTTCTTTTCGCAAAGCCTTGAATGATATCGCAGAAGAGATTAAACATAAAAAACCAAAAGTCACTCCCGCCCCGGGAAAAGAATTTTCGTTTGTTCCCGAAGCCCAGTGGATTCATCCAGAAAAACTGGACAAAGAAACCCAAAATCTAATCAATAAAGGTGTTTCCAAGGAAGCCGTAACAGCTGTTTTCCAATGGATCAAAACCGCAAGTGACAATGACCTCGATCGCATTCGTATCAAAGAAGTTTGTCGAAGGTTAAACTTAGATCCAGATGAAACTCTTTTTCTTTTTTTGCATGGATGTCGGTTGGGAGTATTCACACTCAGTTGGGATATTGTTTGCCCACATTGCCGTGGTGTGAGAACAAGCCTCACCAAACTCAGCGACATTCCCGAAAAAGACGAATGTGAAGTTTGCGAAATTGATTTTGATACTACAGGTGTCAACTCCATCGAAGTCACCTTCCATCTGCATCCAAGCATTCGCATCATCGAAAAACAATTATATTGTGCAGCAGAACCCGCCACGAAAAACCACATCCTCCTAACAAAAACAATCCCTGCTAAAAAATCCTACTCGGCAAGTTTGTTAATTGGGTCGGGAGTGTTTCGTCTGCGAAAAAAAGGAGAAAAAAAATATCGGCTTGTGGACATCAAACCATCCTACAACCAAACAGATATTTTGTGGTTACCAGAAACCAGAGAAGAAGAAATCAAAGTTTCCCCAAAACCAAACTTAGTTTTCGAAAACGAATCCGATGATGATGTCACCATCATCTTAGAAGAACGTAACGAAGACCAAACGAGCCTCAGACCATCCGAGATTTTCGATTACCAAGAATTTAGGGATTTATTTTCCGAAGAAGCCATTGCCACTAATTTACAGTTAGACATTGGTCTCAAAACCATTTTGTTCACTGACATTGTTGGTTCTACAAAGTTCTATGAATCGGAAGGTGACCACGGTGCCTTTTTGCAAGTGCGCGAACACTTTATCAAAACCAACCAAATCATCCAAAACTTTCGAGGCGTAGTAGTGAAAACCATCGGCGACGCGGTCATGGCAAGTTTTTCCACCCCCTTACACGCATTAAAAGCCGCAAAAGAAATGCAAGAATGGTTCCATCCCGAAAACAAACATACGCCCGTTAGGATACGAATCTCAATCCATACGGGAAACTGCCTCGCTGTAAACCTCAACAGCAATATTGATTATTTCGGAAACACAGTCAATTACACAGCAAAACTTCAATCCGTAACCAACTCCGGCGAAATTTCCTTTAGCGAAACCATCTTCCGCGACCGTGACATCCGCGAATACCTACGTGCCGGGTCCATCAAACTTCACAAAGTCGAGTTTCCTCTCCCCTGGGCTGATCGAACTGATTTTGTTTATGTTTGGAAGGTGTAA
- a CDS encoding glycoside hydrolase family 5 protein: MAPKKLTPQGEWFVDANGRKVILRGINLGGDTKVPFPNGGTQFPSDFSNHKEVSFIGRPFPLAEADIHLTRLKRWGFNVLRLLTTWEAVEHKGPNEYDEEYLDYFTEIVRLAGEYGFYVFVDFHQDVWSRMTGGDGAPGWIFEKLGIDYRKLSEADASIVMQRAYDYSKPGIRQEENYPTMCWSQNYRYAGNGILWTLFFGGKDFAPNFLIDGKNVQEYLQGHYLGCMKEIAKRVKDFDFVLGFDSLNEPGKGFIGRAMNDRCLNNGDADPAKPGLAWSPIDALFSCHGHSIDLPYLTLKVWKGGFVPTKTVTVNKNEVSIWLPESPGDPFQLEGAYTITKDGTPFIEKNDFFQKVNGRTIDFDADYLIPFMRTVGETIQEIRKDWMVFIERDASDAFTHPHLNGETPQLAVNAAHWYDILTLLFKTFLYPIAIDTLTKRPVFGKSGIEAMYVRQLTRIKNTADSVPGKIPSLIGEFGIPFDLQGGKAYKEWKKGNHSPKIWKRHVMALDSMYNAMDHLFLSNTIWNYTASNQNDLMVGDGWNQEDLSIFSNDQIIPGSDPDVYGGGGRAIEGFCRPYAAFIQGTPVKMKYNLENREFYFEWISDSKIGEPCVIKVPRFVYPNGVQIVLSNAEKISETDGELTVKGNGGKATLILKPL, from the coding sequence ATGGCACCAAAAAAACTCACACCCCAAGGCGAATGGTTTGTAGACGCAAATGGAAGAAAGGTAATTTTACGCGGAATCAATTTGGGTGGCGATACCAAGGTTCCATTTCCTAATGGCGGGACTCAGTTCCCTAGTGATTTTTCCAATCACAAAGAAGTGAGTTTTATTGGAAGGCCTTTTCCTCTTGCTGAAGCAGACATTCATCTAACAAGACTCAAACGGTGGGGATTTAACGTTCTTCGTTTATTAACCACTTGGGAAGCAGTCGAACACAAAGGCCCAAATGAATATGATGAAGAATATTTGGATTATTTTACAGAGATTGTTCGTCTAGCTGGTGAATATGGTTTTTATGTATTTGTCGATTTTCACCAAGACGTTTGGTCGCGAATGACGGGAGGAGATGGTGCCCCCGGTTGGATTTTTGAAAAGTTAGGAATCGATTATCGCAAACTTTCAGAAGCAGATGCAAGCATAGTCATGCAAAGAGCTTATGACTATTCAAAACCTGGTATCCGTCAGGAAGAAAATTACCCAACTATGTGCTGGTCACAAAACTATCGTTATGCTGGCAATGGAATCCTTTGGACTTTGTTTTTTGGAGGAAAAGATTTTGCACCAAACTTCCTCATCGACGGGAAAAATGTTCAAGAATATTTACAAGGTCACTATTTGGGTTGTATGAAAGAAATTGCAAAACGAGTGAAGGACTTTGACTTTGTTTTGGGTTTTGATTCACTGAATGAACCAGGAAAAGGTTTTATTGGTAGGGCAATGAATGATCGTTGTTTGAACAATGGCGATGCAGACCCCGCCAAACCTGGCCTGGCTTGGTCTCCGATTGACGCTTTATTCTCTTGCCATGGACATTCGATTGATTTGCCTTACCTCACTCTTAAAGTTTGGAAGGGTGGATTTGTTCCCACAAAAACTGTTACCGTAAACAAAAACGAAGTGTCCATATGGTTGCCTGAATCTCCAGGAGACCCCTTTCAATTAGAAGGAGCGTATACGATCACTAAAGACGGAACACCATTTATCGAAAAAAATGATTTTTTCCAAAAGGTAAATGGACGTACCATCGACTTTGATGCTGATTATCTAATTCCATTTATGCGTACAGTTGGTGAAACCATCCAGGAAATCAGAAAAGATTGGATGGTTTTTATTGAAAGAGATGCATCTGATGCATTCACCCATCCTCATCTCAACGGAGAAACACCACAACTTGCAGTGAATGCAGCACATTGGTATGATATCCTCACACTTCTGTTCAAAACATTTCTTTACCCGATAGCAATAGATACACTCACCAAACGACCGGTATTCGGTAAGTCAGGTATCGAAGCTATGTATGTGCGCCAACTCACTCGAATCAAAAATACTGCAGACTCTGTGCCAGGAAAAATTCCCAGTCTTATTGGTGAATTTGGAATCCCTTTTGACTTACAAGGGGGGAAAGCATACAAAGAATGGAAAAAAGGAAATCATTCTCCTAAAATTTGGAAACGCCATGTGATGGCTCTTGATTCCATGTACAACGCAATGGATCATCTTTTTTTATCCAATACAATTTGGAATTATACTGCCTCAAATCAAAACGATTTGATGGTGGGAGATGGTTGGAACCAAGAAGATTTAAGTATTTTTTCAAATGACCAAATCATTCCAGGCTCTGATCCCGATGTCTACGGCGGTGGCGGACGTGCGATCGAAGGTTTTTGTCGGCCTTACGCGGCCTTTATCCAAGGAACACCGGTCAAAATGAAATACAACTTAGAGAACCGCGAGTTTTATTTCGAATGGATCTCCGATTCCAAAATTGGGGAACCTTGTGTTATCAAAGTCCCAAGATTCGTTTATCCCAATGGAGTACAAATTGTACTCTCCAATGCAGAAAAAATTTCGGAAACAGACGGCGAGTTGACAGTCAAAGGAAATGGGGGAAAGGCAACCCTCATCTTAAAACCACTATGA